Genomic DNA from Halobaculum sp. CBA1158:
TCCTCTCGGAGGCGGGTCTCTCAATCGGTGGCTCTACCGCACGAACTACCTCGGGAGAGGTCATGCTTCGACATGTTTCGGTCGGAACCAGCTGTTGCCGAGTTCGATGGGCCTTTCACCCCTACTCCAAGATCACGCGAGGGTATTGTAGGACACCAACGCTAACAGGCCTCCACGTGCCTTTCGGCACGCTTCACCTTGCCTCGGAGTAGATCACTCGGTTTCGGGTTGTACTGCTTCGACTCCCCGCGCTTGAACACGGTGGCCCTCGTCGTGAGACTGCGGCCATATCGGTTTCCCTGCGCCTTCCACGATGAACGTGTTAGACTCGCCGGAGTAGTACACTCCCTGGTTCGTTTTTCAAAACGCACGACGCGACATCGGCTCCCCACTCGTCTTACTGGAGGCTCGCGCCTCGGTCATTCTGAGTGGGGCCTTTCATGCCCCGTCGCTCGATCGCCAGCTGATTTCAGGCCCTGTTGCACCGCCCTTCTCGGGGTGCTTTTCAGCGTTCGCTCACGCTACTTGTTCGCTATCGGTCTCGAGGAGTGTTTAGTCTTCTCAGTCGATGCCTGAGATATTCACGAGGGATATCCAACCCCCGCTACTCTGGGAACTGATCCGCGGTTCGTGTTCGTGATACGGGACTGTCGCCCTGTATCGTGCTCCGTTCCAGGAGACTTCTCACGAACTCGAACTGCTTGGTATCAGCCCGAACACCACATTGCCTGCGAGGTTTTGAACCTCGAGGCTTCGGTTTGGACTGTGTCGCGTTCACTCGCCGTTAGTAACGACATCTCGGTTTGATTTTTCTTCCTGCTCCTACTGAGATGTTTCAATTCGGAGCGTTCCCCATTGCGCGTGGCAATTGTAGAGGGATTCCCATTCGGAGATCCGTAGTTCTTCGCCTCCATGCGGCTCCCTACGGCTTATCGCAGCTTGGCACGTCCGTCGTCGGCTCTCGAGCCGAGCCATTCACCAGCTGGCACAGTAGCCAGTTGACTGATGGTACACTGTGACCCAGTGAACGGGTCCAGTGGACGTCTGGATTGCACGTACATACGGTCGTCATCGCACGTCCCGTGGGTGTCACGCGAGCGTGCTCAACCCTTCCCATTCCCGCTCTCGCGGAATGGTGCATCGATCGTGTGTACCAGTTCATCTCCCCGTGCCACACTTAAGGGGCACGGTTCGAATCGCGGTACGAGAGTGACCCACAGGGAATCGAACCCTGTCGAGGTACCAACGAGGTCTGAAGACGAGCCCCGATAGTTCGAAGGTGTCTGGTCGCTTCCGCGAGCGCCACGAAGACCTCTAAGGTGGGCCAGGCGCGTCGGCCTGGTCCCGTTCTGTGGAGGTGATCCAGCCGCAGATTCCCCTACGGCTACCTTGTTACGACTTAAGCCCCCTTGCGAAGCCCAGATTCGACCTGGCAACCCAGGCCTCATCCGGACCTCACTCGGGTGCTTTGACGGGCGGTGTGTGCAAGGAGCAGGGACGTATTCACCGCGCGCTTGTGACACGCGATTACTACCGAATCCAGCTTCATGTGGGCGAGTTTCAGCCCACAATCCGAACTACGACCAGGTTTCTGAGATTACCGTCGCCTTTCGGCGTTGGAACCCATTGTCCTGACCATTGTAGCCCGCGTGTAGCCCAGCCCATTCGGGGCATACTGACCTACCGTTGCCCGTTCCTTCCTCCGCCTTGGCGGCGGCAGTCTCCCTAATGTACCCAACGACCTCGTGGGTCTTGCTGGCAATTAGGGATGCGGGTCTCGCTCGTTGCCTGACTTAACAGGACGCCTCACGGTACGAGCTGACGGCGGCCATGCACCTCCTCTCTGTTCGTCTGACAAGCTCATCACACTGGTCTTCATTCGAACAGTCGGGGCTGGTGAGATGTCCGGCGTTGAGTCCAATTAAACCGCAGGCTCCTCCGGTTGTAGTGCTCCCCCGCCAATTCCTTTAAGTTTCATCCTTGCGGACGTACTTCCCAGGCGGTTCGCTTCTCGGCTTCCCTACGGCACAACACAGACGCGTAGTCTGCGTCGCACCTAGCGAACATTGTTTACAGCTGGGACTACCCGGGTATCTAATCCGGTTCGAGACCCCAGCTTTCGTCCCTGACCGTCGGAGCAGTTCTCTCAAGATGCTTTCGCCATCGGTGGTCCGTCCAGGATTACGGGATTTCACTCCTACCCCGGACGTACCTCTTGAGTCTCCCTGTCCCAAGCCGTGCAGTTTCCGCCGGACGCCTACCAGTTGAGCTGGTAGATTTCCCGACGGACTTGCCCGGCCGGCTACGGACGCTTTAGGCCCAATAAAATCGGTCATCACTCGAGCTGCCGGTATTACCGCGGCGGCTGGCACCGGTCTTGCCCAGCTCTTATTCGTGCATCGCCTTAGGGTGCACAAAAGCGAAGGCACTATGCCTCCGCACTCGGAGTCCCCCTATCGCACTGTCGTGCAGTGTAAAGGTTTCGCGCCTGCTGCGCCCCGTAGGGCCCGGAATCTTGTCTCAGATTCCGTCTCCGGGTTCTTGCTCTCACAACCCGTACCGATTATTGGCACGGTGGGCCGTTACCCCACCGTCTACCTAATCGGCCGCAGCCTCATCCTACAGCGTCGGAACGTTTCACACTCTCAGCAGTTCCAGCGTGAGAGCGATATCCGGGATTAGCCTCAGTTTCCCGAGGTTATACCGGTCTGTAGGGTAGATTGGCCACGTGTTACGGAGCTATTCGCCACGGGGCTGAACCCGTGCGACTAGCATGGCTAAATCGGACTCCGATAGCAATGACCTCCGGCAGGATCAACCGGAATGTCTCCCCCAAAGGGGGAGGGTTGGCGGGTCATATCGTGGCGACATCGTGGAACCGACCAGATGTCACCGAACTATCGGGGCTGACATCAGATACCGTCTTGCGGCGGACCGCAGGGGCGGAATCCTCATGGCGTGACGCCGCGCCGACCGCGGCGCGCTTCACATCACATCGGATGGCAGGGGTACGTAAAAGCCCGTCGTCTCGCCGTCGCCGAGTCACGTGTCCACGTGGGGGACGATCTCATCCCCGTTGACTCGGACGGCTTGTCGCGTAGCGTCACAAAGTATTCATCTGCGAGATGGCTCGATGGGGTCACGTGTCCCTCCACGGCCGTGTTTGCGATCTCGTTCGATCGGGCCGATCGGCGGTTCGGGCCCGGTTCGGCGTCGATCCTCGGGCCCTCGTAGCGCTCCGGATATCGCTCGCGACGCTGGTGCTCGCTGATCTGTGCCTACGGGCTCGTTCCCTGCGGTTCTTCTACACCGACTCGGGGGCGCTCCCGCGGTCGCTGCTGGCGCTCCGGTATCCGCTCACGTCGCAGTTGTCGATTCACACCCTGTTCGGTGGGGCGTGGTGGATCGGACTGTTGTTCGCGCTCGCGGCTCTCGCCGCGCTGGCGCTGCTGACGGGGTATCGGACGCGACTGGCGGCCGTCTGTTCGTTCCTCCTGCTCGTCTCCCTGCACGCGCGCAACCCGATCGTGTTGAACGGCGGGGACTCGCTGCTGCGGCGGACGCTCCTGTGGAGTCTGTTTCTCCCGCTCGGAAGCGGGATGACGCTCGCGCGTGAGCCGACAGAGAGCAGCGGCGGCGACGACGACCGCGTCCGCGACGGAAATGACGACAATTACGGACGGTATTACCATCCAGCGGCGGTCGGACTACTCGTTCAGCCGATTCTGCTGTACGTCGTGAACGCGATCATCAAGTTCAGAGGCGACGCGTGGCCGAGCGGCCGGGCGGTCAGGATGGTGTTCAGTATCGACGCGCTCACCGTGTTCCTGGGAGAGGAACTGGCCGAGTACCCCACGCTGCTGGAGGTGCTCGGGATCGGTTGGCTCGCATTGCTGTGTGTCTCCCCCCTGCTCGTGCTCGCGACCGGTCGCCGACGGACGCTGATCGTCGGAGCGTTCGTGGCCGCACACGTCGGAATGGCGCTGACGCTCGGTATCGGACTGTTCCCGCTCGTCAGCGTCGTCGCGCTGCTTCCGCTTCTCCCCCCGTCCGTGTGGGACGCTGTGCAACGACGGTGGGATCCTGCGGTCGAACGCGCCTGCGCGCTCGAAGCGGGGATAGCCGCGTCCGCGACCGCGACTCGTGTCTGTCACGTGCGATCGCGCGTAGCCAGCGGCGGACCGTTTCCGGCGGTCAACCGCGTCTCGGAGTCGTTCGCCCGTACGTTCGGGCCGGTGTTCGAGACGGGGTCGTCCGCATGGGCGACCGCGCGCGCGTTCGTCCCGAGCGGGCGAACGGTCGCGGCGGTGCTACTCACCGTCGTACTCCTCTGGAACGGAGCGGCGTTGGGTGCGGTGTCGCTCCCCCAGAGCGACGAGCTCGGGATCAGCCCGTCTGAGACGCGGTGGGACATGTTCGCACCGTCGCCCCCGACGAACGACGTG
This window encodes:
- a CDS encoding HTTM domain-containing protein, which codes for MLADLCLRARSLRFFYTDSGALPRSLLALRYPLTSQLSIHTLFGGAWWIGLLFALAALAALALLTGYRTRLAAVCSFLLLVSLHARNPIVLNGGDSLLRRTLLWSLFLPLGSGMTLAREPTESSGGDDDRVRDGNDDNYGRYYHPAAVGLLVQPILLYVVNAIIKFRGDAWPSGRAVRMVFSIDALTVFLGEELAEYPTLLEVLGIGWLALLCVSPLLVLATGRRRTLIVGAFVAAHVGMALTLGIGLFPLVSVVALLPLLPPSVWDAVQRRWDPAVERACALEAGIAASATATRVCHVRSRVASGGPFPAVNRVSESFARTFGPVFETGSSAWATARAFVPSGRTVAAVLLTVVLLWNGAALGAVSLPQSDELGISPSETRWDMFAPSPPTNDVWYVAAGTLASGERVDVIRGGDVRWTRPERLGTSYPSARWRKYLEEVRWGDDDRLRNRFVSGLCTRWNARHDGDRRLRALTLYTVSEPTRLDGPEPSSREAVATRECGEHGA